In one window of Massilibacterium senegalense DNA:
- the ilvD gene encoding dihydroxy-acid dehydratase translates to MRSDMIKKGVDRAPHRSLLYAAGVKPEDLDKPFIGVCNSYIDIIPGHVHLREFADVVKQAIREAGGVPFEFNTIGVDDGIAMGHIGMRYSLPSRELIADTAETVINAHWFDGVFYIPNCDKITPGMLMASVRTNVPSVFVSGGPMEAGRTKDGKALSLSSVFEGVGAMLSGKMSREELLEIEQSACPTCGSCSGMFTANSMNSLMEVLGMALPGNGTIVATSEERHQLIKNAVAHLMELIKKDIKPRDIITEETIDDAFALDMAMGGSTNTVLHTLAIANEAEIDYDITRINEVAKRVPYLAKISPASDYSMQDVHNAGGISAILKELASVPRAIHPDRITITGRTLRENIKDAEITNDQVIRRKENPYSPVGGLSILFGNIAPDGGVIKVGAVDPSIKVFEGEAIVFESQDEAIEGINNGTVKEGHVVVIRYEGPKGGPGMPEMLAPTSAIVGRGLGTKVALITDGRFSGASRGIAIGHISPEAAEGGPIAFIENGDKIRVDLTNRTIELLVNDNELQKRKENFVVPEPKVKTGWLARYSKLVTSANTGGIMKI, encoded by the coding sequence ATGCGTAGCGATATGATCAAAAAAGGAGTCGATCGAGCTCCGCACAGAAGCTTGCTATATGCTGCAGGTGTAAAACCAGAAGATTTAGACAAACCATTTATCGGGGTTTGTAATTCATATATCGATATTATTCCCGGTCATGTTCATTTACGTGAATTTGCGGATGTTGTGAAACAAGCGATTCGTGAAGCGGGTGGAGTGCCTTTTGAATTTAATACAATTGGTGTGGATGATGGTATTGCCATGGGACATATCGGAATGCGCTATTCTTTACCAAGCCGTGAGTTAATTGCAGATACTGCTGAAACGGTTATTAACGCTCATTGGTTTGATGGTGTATTTTATATTCCAAACTGTGACAAAATTACACCAGGGATGTTAATGGCATCTGTTCGTACGAACGTTCCGAGTGTATTTGTTTCTGGTGGTCCAATGGAGGCAGGGCGTACGAAAGACGGAAAAGCTCTTTCTTTATCTTCTGTATTTGAAGGTGTTGGCGCAATGCTTTCAGGAAAAATGAGTCGTGAAGAATTGCTAGAAATTGAACAAAGTGCTTGTCCGACATGTGGCTCATGTTCTGGTATGTTTACAGCAAACTCGATGAACTCATTGATGGAAGTACTCGGAATGGCGTTACCAGGAAATGGAACAATTGTTGCCACAAGTGAAGAACGACATCAACTGATTAAAAATGCAGTCGCTCACTTAATGGAACTGATTAAAAAGGATATTAAACCACGCGATATTATTACAGAAGAAACAATTGATGATGCTTTTGCATTAGATATGGCGATGGGTGGTTCAACAAACACCGTTCTTCACACATTGGCCATTGCGAACGAAGCGGAAATTGATTATGACATAACCCGTATTAACGAAGTGGCAAAACGCGTGCCATATTTAGCGAAAATTAGTCCAGCATCGGACTATTCTATGCAAGATGTGCATAACGCTGGTGGTATTAGTGCTATTTTAAAAGAACTAGCAAGTGTACCAAGAGCTATTCATCCTGATCGTATTACGATTACAGGCAGAACACTTCGTGAAAACATTAAAGATGCAGAAATTACGAACGATCAAGTAATTCGTCGGAAAGAAAATCCATATAGCCCAGTTGGTGGATTGTCTATTCTTTTCGGTAACATTGCTCCTGATGGTGGCGTGATTAAAGTAGGTGCAGTAGATCCTTCTATTAAAGTGTTTGAAGGGGAAGCAATTGTTTTTGAATCACAAGATGAAGCAATTGAAGGAATTAACAACGGGACAGTAAAAGAAGGGCATGTTGTTGTCATTCGTTACGAAGGACCAAAAGGCGGTCCAGGAATGCCAGAAATGCTAGCTCCAACATCAGCGATTGTTGGTCGGGGGCTCGGGACAAAAGTAGCACTTATTACCGATGGACGCTTTTCAGGCGCATCTCGTGGAATTGCGATTGGACATATTTCTCCAGAAGCTGCAGAAGGTGGGCCAATTGCCTTTATTGAAAACGGAGATAAAATTCGCGTTGATTTAACAAATCGAACA
- the ilvE gene encoding branched-chain-amino-acid transaminase, translated as MSEQLIYLNGEFVTKDNAKISVYDHGFLYGDGVFEGIRVYNGNIFRLELHTQRLYDSAKSIMLNIPHTQDEFNEIIAETIRKNKLDSAYIRVVVSRGTGDLGLDPNNCSVSNVVVIAEPLALFPPELYDKGIAIATVATRRNRPDVLSPKVKSLNYLNNILVKLEAHQLGVSEGLILNDEGYVTEGSGDNIFIIKGNTILTPPTYLGALEGITRNAIVEVAKELGYDMREEPFTRHDVYIADEIFLTGTAAELIPVIEVDRRQIGDGKPGKVFKQLLEEFRKRVVAEGFKVYK; from the coding sequence ATGAGTGAGCAATTGATCTACTTAAACGGCGAATTTGTCACAAAAGACAACGCAAAAATTTCAGTTTATGACCACGGTTTTTTGTATGGGGACGGAGTGTTTGAAGGAATTCGTGTATACAACGGTAATATTTTCCGCCTGGAATTACATACACAACGTTTATATGATTCCGCAAAATCAATTATGTTAAACATTCCACATACACAAGATGAGTTTAACGAAATTATCGCAGAAACTATTCGTAAAAACAAATTGGACAGCGCATATATTCGTGTCGTCGTTTCTCGTGGAACAGGAGATTTAGGGCTTGATCCAAATAATTGCAGTGTATCTAATGTCGTCGTTATTGCTGAACCGCTTGCTCTATTCCCACCAGAGTTATACGATAAAGGAATTGCTATTGCAACCGTTGCAACAAGACGTAATCGACCAGACGTACTTAGTCCAAAAGTGAAATCATTGAACTATTTAAATAATATTTTAGTAAAATTAGAAGCACATCAATTAGGTGTTTCAGAAGGATTAATTTTAAATGATGAAGGATATGTAACAGAAGGTTCTGGAGATAATATCTTCATTATTAAAGGAAACACTATTTTAACTCCTCCGACTTATTTAGGTGCTTTAGAAGGCATTACACGTAATGCAATTGTCGAAGTAGCAAAAGAACTTGGATATGATATGCGTGAAGAACCTTTTACACGCCATGATGTATATATTGCGGATGAAATTTTCTTAACTGGTACAGCTGCTGAATTAATTCCAGTAATCGAAGTAGACCGTCGTCAAATTGGAGACGGAAAACCAGGAAAAGTATTCAAACAATTATTAGAAGAATTCCGCAAACGAGTAGTCGCAGAAGGATTTAAAGTATATAAATAA
- a CDS encoding uracil-DNA glycosylase family protein translates to MNKNNVKSTLICSKFMDVKPHFEPGTKNEIAIVFSCPGQEEQRAGKPAAGKTGTNLALLLGLLNERSDLEFTREAITITNAWDQIEYKNETGRSEAKVSEIYASDNLQRLTNELNHINRLIICSGEKAYNAVEKIKDLLNKKVTIVKIRHLGYQSLNQISTDMKGNEILSVKKIKQNGDERDERAIGYENTLRRLETQCILILTALKR, encoded by the coding sequence GTGAACAAAAACAACGTAAAATCTACTTTAATATGTTCAAAATTTATGGATGTAAAACCACACTTTGAACCTGGAACAAAAAACGAAATAGCGATTGTTTTTTCTTGTCCAGGTCAAGAAGAGCAAAGAGCGGGTAAGCCAGCAGCAGGTAAAACAGGGACAAATTTGGCACTGTTATTAGGTCTATTAAATGAAAGAAGTGATTTGGAATTTACACGTGAAGCAATTACGATTACTAACGCATGGGATCAAATAGAATATAAAAATGAAACGGGAAGAAGTGAAGCGAAAGTAAGTGAAATATACGCTTCGGATAATTTACAACGTTTGACTAATGAGCTCAACCATATTAATCGATTAATAATCTGTAGCGGAGAAAAGGCTTATAATGCCGTAGAAAAAATAAAAGATTTATTAAATAAGAAAGTGACAATAGTAAAAATCAGACATTTAGGATATCAATCATTAAATCAAATTTCGACAGATATGAAAGGAAATGAAATACTTAGCGTCAAAAAAATAAAACAAAATGGGGATGAAAGAGATGAACGTGCAATTGGTTATGAAAATACTTTAAGAAGATTAGAAACTCAATGCATCCTCATTTTAACTGCTTTAAAAAGATGA
- a CDS encoding metallophosphoesterase family protein: MKIGIVSDSHGLVQEIKAIYQRHQHEVELWIHCGDSELFPDSLQPFVAVKGNCDLGPFPKEEKIETPLGVIFVTHGHHYQVKSTLMPLKYRSEEVGAKVVCFGHTHVAMTEKVDDVLFINPGSIKKPRIRVEKTYCILDWEEQKMSVRFFDLEGRELTDMFQQYPVHT, encoded by the coding sequence ATGAAAATAGGAATTGTAAGTGACAGTCATGGACTTGTTCAAGAAATAAAAGCCATTTACCAACGTCATCAACATGAAGTTGAATTATGGATCCATTGTGGGGATTCTGAACTTTTTCCCGACTCCTTACAACCATTTGTTGCAGTGAAGGGAAATTGTGATCTCGGACCTTTTCCAAAGGAAGAAAAAATCGAAACACCTTTAGGGGTAATTTTTGTCACCCATGGCCATCATTATCAAGTAAAATCAACGTTAATGCCATTAAAATATCGTAGTGAAGAAGTAGGAGCAAAAGTCGTCTGTTTTGGTCATACACATGTAGCGATGACTGAAAAAGTTGACGATGTGTTATTTATTAACCCTGGCAGCATTAAAAAACCACGTATTCGAGTAGAGAAGACATATTGTATTTTGGATTGGGAAGAACAAAAGATGTCGGTTCGATTTTTTGATCTAGAAGGAAGAGAGTTAACAGATATGTTTCAGCAATATCCTGTGCATACCTAA
- a CDS encoding XTP/dITP diphosphatase → MNKIIIATNNQGKVKDFETLFQPLGYEVLSLRDFPEVIEPEETGVTFEENALIKATSVMEQLQYPVISDDSGLEVDALNKEPGVYSARYAGEEKDDEANLQKVLQNLKDVVDPLRTARYVCVLAGAVPGKEPFTVRGECEGVITREKMGTEGFGYDPIFYVSEKQKTMAQLSKEEKNKISHRHYALEKLVQVWDEESFQ, encoded by the coding sequence ATGAATAAAATTATTATTGCAACAAATAATCAAGGCAAAGTAAAAGACTTTGAAACGTTATTTCAACCTCTTGGTTACGAAGTATTATCGCTTCGTGACTTTCCTGAGGTGATCGAACCAGAAGAAACGGGTGTAACGTTTGAAGAAAATGCTTTAATTAAGGCGACAAGCGTCATGGAACAATTACAATATCCCGTTATTTCGGATGATTCAGGATTAGAAGTAGATGCGTTAAATAAAGAACCAGGCGTTTATTCTGCACGGTATGCGGGAGAAGAAAAAGACGACGAAGCTAATTTGCAAAAAGTGTTACAAAACTTAAAAGACGTGGTAGATCCTTTACGAACTGCACGATATGTATGTGTTCTTGCAGGTGCGGTTCCTGGAAAAGAACCATTTACAGTACGCGGAGAATGTGAAGGCGTTATTACAAGAGAAAAAATGGGGACAGAAGGCTTTGGCTATGATCCGATTTTTTACGTTTCAGAAAAACAAAAAACGATGGCACAGCTATCAAAAGAAGAAAAAAATAAAATTAGCCATCGCCATTACGCATTAGAAAAATTAGTACAAGTATGGGATGAGGAATCTTTTCAATGA
- the rph gene encoding ribonuclease PH, with product MRMDGRGNSEVRPVHIETNYLKHPEGSVLITVGDTKVICAATVEERVPPFMRGEGKGWVTAEYAMLPRATEQRNIRESSKGKVMGRTMEIQRLIGRALRSVVDLEKIGERTLWIDCDVIQADGGTRTASITGAFVAVALAMEKLATEGLLEQWPLKDFLAATSVGVTEEHGEIVDLCYVEDSSADVDMNVVMTGQGEFVEIQGTGEEATFSYAQLETLLKLASNGINQLIAMQQEVLGESITNKIAAYTKKEDTNE from the coding sequence ATGAGAATGGATGGAAGAGGAAATAGTGAGGTTAGACCTGTACATATAGAAACAAATTATTTGAAACATCCAGAAGGTTCTGTCTTAATAACAGTTGGAGATACAAAAGTGATTTGTGCGGCTACAGTGGAAGAACGTGTGCCCCCATTTATGCGCGGGGAAGGAAAAGGATGGGTTACTGCAGAATATGCTATGTTACCCCGTGCAACAGAACAACGAAATATTCGCGAATCGTCTAAAGGAAAAGTAATGGGGAGAACGATGGAAATCCAACGTTTAATCGGACGAGCACTCCGCTCTGTTGTAGATTTAGAAAAAATAGGAGAACGCACATTATGGATTGATTGTGATGTGATTCAAGCGGATGGTGGGACAAGAACGGCTTCTATTACAGGTGCTTTCGTTGCAGTAGCATTAGCGATGGAAAAATTAGCAACAGAAGGATTGCTAGAACAATGGCCATTAAAAGACTTTTTAGCAGCAACAAGCGTCGGCGTAACGGAAGAACACGGAGAAATTGTTGATCTTTGTTATGTAGAAGATTCTAGTGCGGATGTTGATATGAATGTTGTCATGACTGGCCAAGGAGAATTTGTTGAAATTCAAGGTACTGGAGAAGAAGCAACGTTTTCATATGCACAATTAGAAACATTGTTAAAATTAGCGTCAAATGGAATTAACCAATTGATTGCGATGCAACAAGAAGTTTTAGGAGAATCCATTACAAATAAAATTGCAGCTTATACAAAAAAGGAAGATACGAATGAATAA
- a CDS encoding GerMN domain-containing protein: MKRLLVISACVVWLAGCQWGGGKAQQTIDPPPEVTVVDEEATLSDKEQSKESEQTKEKTEKTVLRELYLLDEKGMLVPTVLKVPHTTSVAKQSVEYLVKNGPVTELLPEGFQAILPAGTEVLSVNLVGDTIVVDFSPEFKEYKAEEEERILQSITYTLTQFDQIQKVKLQINGHELKEMPVNHTPIDEGVSRLEGINFENESINDVTQTYPVIVYFLTKKENAQYFVPVTRRVQEQLDPIEATVQEVLKGPSVQSGLLTPLKEEVKLVEKPKYENGVVTLNFNDAILNNNKENKIADEIVQSLVLSLTEQEGIEKVAILVNGQTQVQQASGKLLTEPVARPKNVNIGTF, encoded by the coding sequence ATGAAACGCTTACTGGTGATAAGTGCTTGTGTTGTATGGTTAGCAGGTTGTCAATGGGGGGGTGGGAAAGCGCAACAAACGATTGACCCGCCGCCAGAAGTAACAGTTGTAGATGAAGAAGCAACACTTTCAGATAAAGAACAATCAAAAGAGTCGGAACAAACCAAAGAAAAAACAGAAAAAACAGTGCTTCGTGAATTATATTTGTTAGATGAGAAAGGAATGCTCGTTCCAACGGTCTTAAAAGTACCGCATACGACTTCGGTAGCGAAACAATCAGTAGAATATTTAGTGAAAAATGGCCCTGTAACGGAATTGCTACCAGAAGGGTTTCAAGCAATATTACCAGCTGGAACGGAAGTATTATCTGTAAACCTTGTTGGAGATACGATTGTCGTGGATTTTTCCCCAGAATTTAAAGAATATAAAGCGGAAGAAGAAGAAAGGATTTTACAATCGATTACGTACACATTAACGCAATTTGATCAAATTCAAAAAGTAAAACTTCAAATTAATGGACATGAATTAAAAGAAATGCCAGTGAATCATACACCAATAGATGAGGGGGTATCTCGATTAGAAGGCATTAATTTTGAAAATGAGTCCATTAATGATGTGACACAAACGTATCCAGTGATTGTTTACTTTTTAACGAAAAAAGAAAATGCACAATATTTTGTCCCGGTCACTAGAAGAGTCCAAGAACAACTAGATCCAATTGAAGCAACAGTTCAAGAGGTGTTAAAAGGCCCAAGTGTTCAATCTGGCCTTTTAACACCATTAAAAGAAGAAGTAAAATTAGTCGAAAAACCGAAATATGAAAATGGTGTAGTAACGTTAAATTTTAATGATGCTATTTTAAATAATAATAAAGAAAATAAAATTGCTGATGAAATTGTTCAATCTCTCGTTTTATCATTAACGGAGCAAGAAGGGATTGAAAAAGTTGCCATTTTAGTAAATGGACAAACACAAGTGCAACAAGCATCCGGAAAATTGTTAACAGAACCAGTGGCACGTCCGAAAAATGTGAACATCGGTACATTTTAA
- the racE gene encoding glutamate racemase, with the protein MDKPIGVIDSGVGGLTVVKEILRQLPKEQIYYVGDTLRCPYGPRSKEEVRQFTWEMTDYLLQQEIKMLVIACNTATAAVLEELKESLSIPVIGVIHPGARTALKETNNYHVAVIGTEGTINSKAYEHALKSIHDDIQVESLACSSFVPLVESGNFLNKKAKKIVEETLQPLKDKPIDTMILGCTHYPLLKSVIQNVMGKHISLISSGDETAREVSTILYESNLLYTGNREPQHHFYTTGSSDVFRKIAEDWFEQPIRYIKTIQL; encoded by the coding sequence GTGGATAAACCTATTGGAGTTATTGATTCAGGAGTTGGAGGACTAACTGTTGTAAAAGAAATATTACGACAGCTACCAAAAGAGCAAATCTATTATGTAGGGGATACTCTGCGTTGTCCATACGGTCCACGTTCTAAAGAAGAAGTGCGTCAATTTACGTGGGAAATGACAGATTATTTATTACAACAAGAAATTAAAATGCTCGTTATCGCGTGTAATACTGCGACGGCTGCAGTGTTAGAAGAATTAAAAGAAAGTTTATCTATTCCTGTCATTGGGGTTATTCACCCAGGTGCACGGACAGCATTAAAAGAAACGAATAATTATCACGTAGCTGTAATCGGAACAGAAGGAACGATTAACAGTAAAGCCTATGAACACGCTTTAAAAAGTATTCATGATGATATTCAGGTGGAAAGTTTGGCATGTTCATCCTTTGTTCCGCTAGTTGAAAGTGGAAATTTTTTGAATAAAAAAGCGAAAAAAATTGTAGAAGAAACGTTACAACCATTAAAAGATAAACCGATTGATACGATGATCTTAGGTTGTACCCATTATCCATTATTAAAATCAGTCATTCAAAATGTGATGGGAAAACATATTTCTTTAATTTCTTCTGGGGATGAGACTGCCCGTGAAGTAAGTACGATTTTATATGAAAGTAATCTATTGTATACAGGTAATCGAGAACCCCAACATCATTTTTATACGACAGGTTCTAGTGACGTGTTTCGTAAAATTGCTGAAGATTGGTTTGAACAACCAATACGATATATTAAAACCATTCAGTTATAA
- a CDS encoding helix-turn-helix domain-containing protein, which produces MKPLLTKREREVFELLVQDKTTREIAEELFISEKTVRNHISNTIQKLGVKGRAQAVVELIRLGELQV; this is translated from the coding sequence ATGAAGCCGTTGCTGACTAAGCGAGAACGTGAAGTTTTTGAATTGCTCGTCCAAGATAAAACAACAAGAGAAATAGCAGAGGAATTGTTCATTAGTGAAAAAACGGTTCGAAATCATATTTCTAACACTATTCAAAAACTTGGCGTAAAAGGGAGAGCACAAGCAGTTGTAGAACTGATTCGACTAGGAGAATTACAAGTATAA
- a CDS encoding acyl-CoA thioesterase — protein sequence MATISYVDDFSSWVQSFSFSIPIKVRFSDTDAYGHLNNTKVFVYFEEARIEFLKKINLFSFNMPTMLVVRDMQCDYLQEVFFDDQLTVYCKVGDIGRTSVDLHYMAKNEKGEVVLTARGRLVQLSKETKRPFSWPKSIKNQLSSFL from the coding sequence ATGGCAACTATTTCATATGTAGATGATTTCTCGAGTTGGGTTCAATCATTTTCTTTTTCCATTCCAATTAAAGTACGCTTTTCTGATACCGATGCATATGGTCATCTTAATAACACAAAAGTATTTGTTTACTTTGAAGAAGCGAGAATTGAGTTTTTGAAAAAAATAAACTTATTTTCCTTTAATATGCCAACGATGTTAGTGGTTCGTGACATGCAATGTGATTATTTACAGGAAGTATTTTTTGATGATCAGCTTACAGTATATTGTAAAGTGGGGGATATTGGACGGACATCTGTCGATCTTCATTACATGGCCAAAAACGAAAAAGGAGAAGTTGTTCTCACCGCCAGGGGACGATTAGTTCAATTATCGAAAGAGACAAAACGACCGTTTTCTTGGCCCAAATCGATAAAAAATCAGTTATCTTCGTTTTTGTAA
- the sdhB gene encoding succinate dehydrogenase iron-sulfur subunit: MSETKTVRFIVKRQKDPNSAPYTEEFAVPYRPGMNVISALMEIRRNPVTADGKETSAISWEMNCLEEVCGACSMVINGKPRQACTALVDKLEQPVRLEPMSTFPVVRDLVIDRSRMFDALKRVKAWVPIDGTYDLGAGPRLAESKRQWAYELSKCMTCGCCLEACPNVNDKTKFIGPAAVSQVRLFNTHPTGEMNKAERLEALMGEGGVTNCGNSQNCVQVCPKGIPLTTSIAAINRDTVVQGFKNFFGSDK; the protein is encoded by the coding sequence ATGAGTGAAACAAAAACAGTTCGTTTTATTGTAAAACGTCAAAAAGATCCTAATTCTGCTCCGTACACAGAAGAATTTGCAGTACCTTATCGTCCAGGTATGAACGTTATCTCTGCATTAATGGAAATTCGTCGTAATCCAGTAACTGCTGATGGCAAAGAAACTTCAGCTATTTCTTGGGAAATGAACTGTCTTGAGGAAGTTTGTGGTGCTTGTTCGATGGTCATTAACGGAAAACCACGTCAAGCCTGTACAGCACTTGTTGACAAATTAGAACAACCAGTTCGTTTGGAACCAATGAGTACATTCCCAGTTGTTCGCGACTTAGTGATTGATCGTAGTCGTATGTTTGATGCGCTAAAACGCGTAAAAGCATGGGTTCCAATTGACGGGACATACGATTTAGGAGCTGGTCCACGTTTAGCAGAATCAAAACGTCAATGGGCGTATGAACTTTCTAAATGTATGACTTGTGGTTGTTGTTTAGAAGCTTGTCCGAATGTAAACGATAAAACAAAATTTATCGGACCAGCAGCCGTGTCTCAAGTTCGTTTATTCAATACTCACCCAACAGGTGAAATGAACAAAGCAGAACGTTTAGAAGCACTTATGGGTGAAGGTGGTGTCACAAACTGTGGTAACTCACAAAACTGCGTTCAAGTATGTCCAAAAGGTATTCCTTTAACAACTTCTATTGCAGCTATTAACCGTGACACAGTTGTACAAGGCTTCAAAAACTTCTTTGGTAGCGACAAATAA
- the sdhA gene encoding succinate dehydrogenase flavoprotein subunit encodes MGKGKLIVVGGGLAGLMSTIKAAEAGVPVELFSLVPVKRSHSVCAQGGINGAVNTKGEGDSPWIHFDDTVYGGDFLANQPPVKAMAEAAPGIIHLMDRMGVMFNRTPEGLLDFRRFGGTEYHRTAFAGATTGQQLLYALDEQVRRHEAAGLVTKYEGWEFLQAVVDEEGVCKGIVAQNLKTMEIRAFDADAVIMATGGPGIIFGKSTNSVINTGTAASALYQQGVKYANGEFIQIHPTAIPGDDKLRLMSESARGEGGRLWTYKDGKPWYFLEEKYPAYGNLVPRDIATREIFDVCVNQKLGINGENMVYLDLSHKDPHELDVKLGGIIEIYEKFVGDDPRKVPMKIFPAVHYSMGGMWVDFNQQTNIPGLFAAGECEYQYHGANRLGANSLLSAIFGGMVAGPNAVEYISGLDNSSDEVKSSVFDAAVKEQQTKYDDIMGMDKGNENAYVLHKELGEWMTANVTVVRHNDKLKETDDKIVELMERYQNINIHDTAKWSNQAASFTRQLWNMFQLARVITLGALNRDESRGAHYKPEFPDRNDEKFLKSTIATYTGKMTAPEITYEDVDTSMIKPRKRDYTKSKKDKDKQTIQHFKEEQVGGEK; translated from the coding sequence ATGGGTAAAGGTAAATTAATCGTCGTCGGCGGTGGTCTTGCAGGATTAATGTCAACGATTAAAGCAGCAGAAGCTGGTGTTCCAGTTGAATTATTTTCACTCGTACCGGTGAAACGTTCTCACTCCGTTTGTGCGCAAGGTGGAATTAACGGTGCCGTAAACACAAAAGGTGAAGGTGACTCACCGTGGATTCACTTTGACGATACAGTATATGGCGGAGACTTTTTAGCAAACCAACCTCCTGTTAAAGCAATGGCTGAAGCAGCACCAGGTATTATTCACTTAATGGACCGGATGGGAGTTATGTTCAACCGTACACCTGAAGGTTTATTAGACTTCCGTCGTTTCGGAGGAACAGAATATCACCGTACAGCTTTTGCGGGTGCAACAACAGGGCAACAATTATTATATGCATTAGATGAACAAGTTCGTCGTCACGAAGCAGCTGGCCTCGTAACAAAATACGAAGGATGGGAATTTCTTCAAGCTGTCGTTGATGAAGAAGGTGTATGTAAAGGAATTGTTGCGCAAAATCTTAAAACAATGGAAATTCGTGCTTTTGATGCAGATGCTGTTATTATGGCTACTGGTGGTCCTGGTATCATCTTTGGTAAATCAACAAACTCTGTAATCAATACAGGTACAGCAGCAAGTGCACTTTATCAACAAGGTGTGAAATATGCTAACGGAGAATTCATCCAAATTCACCCAACAGCAATTCCAGGGGACGACAAATTACGTCTTATGAGTGAATCTGCTCGTGGGGAAGGTGGACGTTTATGGACATACAAAGATGGTAAACCTTGGTATTTCTTGGAAGAGAAATATCCAGCATACGGCAACTTAGTACCTCGTGATATTGCAACACGTGAAATCTTTGACGTGTGTGTAAATCAAAAATTAGGTATTAACGGTGAAAATATGGTTTACTTAGATCTTTCTCATAAAGATCCACATGAATTAGATGTTAAACTTGGTGGTATTATCGAAATTTATGAAAAATTCGTAGGTGACGATCCACGTAAAGTACCAATGAAAATCTTCCCAGCTGTTCACTACTCAATGGGTGGTATGTGGGTAGACTTTAATCAACAAACAAACATTCCTGGTTTATTTGCTGCAGGTGAATGTGAGTACCAATACCACGGTGCAAACCGTTTAGGTGCTAACTCTTTACTTTCTGCAATCTTTGGTGGAATGGTTGCTGGTCCAAATGCAGTTGAATATATTAGTGGATTAGATAACTCTTCTGATGAAGTAAAATCTTCTGTTTTCGATGCTGCAGTAAAAGAACAACAAACGAAATATGATGACATTATGGGTATGGATAAAGGTAACGAAAATGCATACGTTCTTCACAAAGAACTTGGTGAATGGATGACAGCAAACGTTACAGTTGTTCGCCACAACGATAAATTAAAAGAAACAGACGACAAAATCGTGGAATTAATGGAACGTTATCAAAACATTAACATCCATGATACAGCAAAATGGAGTAACCAAGCTGCTTCATTTACACGTCAATTATGGAATATGTTCCAATTAGCTCGTGTTATCACATTAGGTGCTTTAAATCGTGATGAAAGTCGTGGGGCACATTATAAACCTGAATTCCCAGATCGTAATGATGAAAAATTCTTAAAATCAACAATTGCGACGTATACAGGTAAAATGACAGCTCCAGAAATCACTTACGAAGATGTAGATACATCTATGATTAAACCTCGTAAACGTGACTATACGAAATCTAAAAAAGATAAAGATAAACAAACAATACAACACTTCAAAGAAGAGCAAGTTGGGGGTGAAAAATAA